DNA from Ruficoccus amylovorans:
GACTCTCGTTAAGGCCCACCAGAACGCCACAACGGGAAAAAGGGGGCGATGTGTCAGGCTCTGGGGCGATCCCGTGGAGGACTGACCACGAAGCTGCACATGCTTTGCGATGCGCTCGGAAGGCCACTTAAAATGCACCTCACCGGTGGTCATTGCAATGACTGCACGCAGGCCGAAACGCTGCTTGAAGGTCAGCGTGCCCAAGCCGTCATCGCAGACAAAGGCTATGACTCAAACGCCATTCGGGCCTTCATCGCTAAGGCCAAGATGAAGGCTGTTATTCCCAGTAGATGCCACCGAAAACAGCAAATCCCCCACGACAAAAAACTCTACAAGCAAAGAAACAGGATCGAACGCCTATTCGGTACGCTCAAACAAAACCGCCGCATCGCAACAAGGTTCGACCGAAACGACTCTCACTATATGGCATTCCTCTTCCTCGCATGCGCCCTCATTTGGTTGACATCCTGAATGTCCGTTAGCCCTAGGCGAAGAGCTGCTTGAGGCTTTTCTGGCCGGATTCGGAGCTGGAGTAGTCGAGCAGGCGTTCCTCGTACTCGGTGAGGACGGGGTCGGAATACTTGATAAGGCTCGTGCCCTCGTTGTTGCCGCGGGTTTCGAGCCGCTGCTTGAAATCGGCCAGGGTGATGCGTTCCAGCGGGCGGGCGGGTTGGTAGCGGGAGGATTCCTGGCGGGACTTGGATTCGTTTTCGACCGGGCTGAGGTAGCCGATGTCCACCAGTTGGGCCAGGCACTCGTTAAGGATGTTGGCGGGGACGCGGATTTTGTCCGCCAACTCATCCGAGCTATACGGTTGGCGGCACTCGTCGAAGCGCCGCGCCACCAGTAGCAGGGCCACCAGGCTGAGGGTTTCGCGGGTGCGCAGGCTGACGTTTTCCCAGGCGCGCTGGTTGGTCAGGTTGTTGACGTTCTGAATGGCAAAGGACACCTGCCCGCCCAGCAGCAGGATGACCCAGAACAGCCACAGCCCGAAGAGGAAAATCGGCAGGATACTGACCACGCCCAGCAGGCTGCCCTGCCGGATGACGAAGCCCACGTAAAGCACGCTCAACTGTTTGCTCAGGTTGAGCAGGATGGTCACCACCAGCGCCCCGAGGAAGGCCGGTTTCCAGCGCACATGGGTGTTGGGGATGAAGCGGTTGAAAATCGCCACCAGCGCCACCACACTGATAAAGGTCCACAGCGGGGCCAGCCACAGGAACGACTCCCGAAAGAGGTGGCCGAGCGGGAGGTGGTCGAACTGCTGGGCGATGCGGCCATAGATGCCGAGGCTGACCGAGGTGAAGCCCAGTACCGAGCCCAGGCTGATGAGGGTCCAGTAGAAAACAATGCGCTGGAGGATATTGCGCGCGCGGCGTACGCCCCAGATCTGGTTAAAGGTCTTCTCAATGGTGGAGAGCAACTGCACGCTGAGCCAGATCAGCATGAGCGAGCCAAAGACCCCGAGCGTCCCCGAGCGGGCATTGCGCACGATGCCCTTGAGAAATTCGACGATCTTGGGGTCTACCGAAGCCTTTTCGCGGTCGCCGTCTTCAGTCTGGACGGTGACTTCGCCCTCCTGCGTGTCGGGCACGTTATTGTGGTCGGCGTCGTAGGCGTTCAGGTCCATCATGGCGGCCTGCTCGGTCGGCGGGGCCACGAAGTAGATGAGCTTGGTCAGGTTCTCAACGATGATGTCTTCGGCGTTGTCGCCCTTGAGCACGAAGCCGGAGACCATGATGACAATGGCCAGCAGCGGACCGATGGCGATCAGCGTGTAGTAGCTCAACGCTCCCGCCTGGCTGGGGATGAGGTTGCGCAGGATACCCTCCCAGGTGATGGCCAGCACACGCAGCACCGCGAAGCCCGAGCCGCGCAGGCTCTTGTCGTCCACTTTATCTGTTTCCCAGATTTCCTTGCCGATCAGGTGCGGCACGGAAACCAGCCAGTTTTTCACGCGGGTGAAAGCCTGGACGATGCGGGAAGGTTTTTTGGCCTCGTTGGAAGGCATAATCAGGAGATAGCGCCGGGAAGCGGTGCGTTTAGAGGAAATACATCGCCGCCAGCGCGCCGAAGCTGCCGACCCCCAGAATGGCAAAGAGGATCATGGCGTAGAGGTTGAGCGTGGCCGTGCAGACGTAGAGCGAGAGCGAACCGACGGCGACGGCCAGGCTTTGCGGGAACTCGCCCCAAGCCCAGAAAATATACGTGAAAAAGCCCAGCCCGAGCATGGCCCGGATGCGGATGAGCGGGAAAACGTCGGTGGCCGAAAGGATGCAGCACAGCACGAAAAAGAGGTCCACCGCGCCCAGAATGAGCATCGGGTACTCCAGCAGGAGCGACCAGGTGCGCTCCTCGCGGATAGTCATGACGATGTCCCAGTAGGGGAAAATGTCGGTGAAGGCGCACAGTGCGAGCATCAGGACTAGCGCGGGCAGCGAGAGCGCGGCGGCCTTGCCCATGCGGTTCTCCCGCGCGCGCAGGTGGCGGGTCTCATCGGATTTGCCTTCGGCGGCGGCCAGCATCTCGTCCACGGTGACGGGCGGCGGCTCATGGTGAGCGGGCTCGACGACGGGGGGCAAGTCGCGGGCCTTGAGTTGGACGCGCTTCTGCTCGGGGTGGAGGATGGCCTGAAAGGCCGGTCCTTCGGAGAGCGGGAGCCAGTCTTCGCGGTCCTCGTCGTAGTAGAGTGTGGCGGCGCTGGCGCGGCCCGCTCCGAGCAAGTCTGCGATCCGCTCCGGGCTGTACGGCCCGCGGGCTTCTTCTGAATCGGCTTCCCTGATGTAAAACTCCGCCATGCAGACCGTAATATAAACCAACCGGAATATTCGTGAGCAAGTCTAATGTCCACTGCCCGCTACAGCCGCCTCGCTACCATTTGCCAATGCGGGTCGGGGCGGTGACGGCGTTGGAGAGCGTCCGCAGGAAGGTTTCCCTCGGCCAGCAGGTGGCCCCGAAACTGGCCAGGTAGCGGGTGGGCTGCTGGCAGTCGATGAGCTGGAATTCCCACTGCCGGAGGCGTTCAACCAAGCGGACAAAGGCGACCTTGGAGGCGTTGGGCGCGTGGTGGAACATGCTTTCGCCAAAAAAGGCGGCCCCGAGGCTGACCCCATAGAGCCCGCCGACCAGTTTGCCCTCCAGCCAGCACTCCACGCTGTGTGCGAAGCCCGCGGCGTGCAGTTCCAGGTAGGCGGTTATGATATCTTCGACGATCCACGTGCCGTCCTGGCCGGGGCGGGGCGTATGGGCGCAGGCCCGGATGACGCGCCCGAAGGCCTGGTCGAAGGTGACTTCCCAGCAATCTTTTTTCAACTCCTTGCGCAGGCTGTGGGAGACCTTCAACTCGCGCGGCAGCAACACGAAACGCGGGTCCGGGCTCCACCACAGGATCGGCTCGCCGGCGTTGTACCAGGGGAAAATGCCCCGGCTGTACGCCTCGATCAGGCGAATA
Protein-coding regions in this window:
- the aat gene encoding leucyl/phenylalanyl-tRNA--protein transferase; the encoded protein is MQPRFTNAFPDPHDAPADAPLAVGGDLSIIRLIEAYSRGIFPWYNAGEPILWWSPDPRFVLLPRELKVSHSLRKELKKDCWEVTFDQAFGRVIRACAHTPRPGQDGTWIVEDIITAYLELHAAGFAHSVECWLEGKLVGGLYGVSLGAAFFGESMFHHAPNASKVAFVRLVERLRQWEFQLIDCQQPTRYLASFGATCWPRETFLRTLSNAVTAPTRIGKW
- a CDS encoding IS5 family transposase (programmed frameshift), with the protein product MAKRYELTDEQYEQIKDLLPGKVGDPGRTAEDNHRFINGVMWVLRSSAFWRDMPERYGNYETTYKRFSRWAKKGIWEQVFKRLLKDPKNAYVMIDSTLVKAHQNATTGKKGAMCQALGRSRGGLTTKLHMLCDALGRPLKMHLTGGHCNDCTQAETLLEGQRAQAVIADKGYDSNAIRAFIAKAKMKAVIPSRCHRKQQIPHDKKLYKQRNRIERLFGTLKQNRRIATRFDRNDSHYMAFLFLACALIWLTS
- a CDS encoding YihY/virulence factor BrkB family protein, with protein sequence MPSNEAKKPSRIVQAFTRVKNWLVSVPHLIGKEIWETDKVDDKSLRGSGFAVLRVLAITWEGILRNLIPSQAGALSYYTLIAIGPLLAIVIMVSGFVLKGDNAEDIIVENLTKLIYFVAPPTEQAAMMDLNAYDADHNNVPDTQEGEVTVQTEDGDREKASVDPKIVEFLKGIVRNARSGTLGVFGSLMLIWLSVQLLSTIEKTFNQIWGVRRARNILQRIVFYWTLISLGSVLGFTSVSLGIYGRIAQQFDHLPLGHLFRESFLWLAPLWTFISVVALVAIFNRFIPNTHVRWKPAFLGALVVTILLNLSKQLSVLYVGFVIRQGSLLGVVSILPIFLFGLWLFWVILLLGGQVSFAIQNVNNLTNQRAWENVSLRTRETLSLVALLLVARRFDECRQPYSSDELADKIRVPANILNECLAQLVDIGYLSPVENESKSRQESSRYQPARPLERITLADFKQRLETRGNNEGTSLIKYSDPVLTEYEERLLDYSSSESGQKSLKQLFA